Proteins from one Pseudodesulfovibrio hydrargyri genomic window:
- a CDS encoding holo-[acyl-carrier-protein] synthase, giving the protein MIKGTGIDLTELDRIQALWERYGDRFARKILTERELAQLPRRNPVPRLAALFACKEAAVKALGTGFAKGVHFKCIEILHNEDGKPEIAFLGEGLARCGHMGVTAAHVSMTHSRDTAAATVILEG; this is encoded by the coding sequence ATGATCAAGGGAACGGGCATCGACCTGACGGAGCTGGACCGCATCCAGGCCCTCTGGGAGCGGTACGGGGACAGATTCGCCCGCAAGATCCTGACCGAGCGCGAACTCGCCCAGCTGCCGAGGCGCAACCCCGTGCCGCGCCTGGCCGCCCTGTTCGCCTGCAAGGAGGCGGCGGTCAAGGCGCTCGGCACCGGATTCGCCAAGGGCGTGCATTTCAAATGCATCGAGATCCTCCACAACGAGGACGGCAAACCGGAGATCGCCTTTCTCGGCGAGGGGCTCGCCCGCTGCGGGCACATGGGCGTGACCGCGGCGCACGTGTCCATGACCCATTCCCGTGACACCGCCGCCGCCACCGTGATATTGGAAGGATAG
- a CDS encoding bifunctional ADP-dependent NAD(P)H-hydrate dehydratase/NAD(P)H-hydrate epimerase: protein MLLPLPTPAEMSVWDRETIHTVGIPGVTLMESAAREAVNVLLEEYGDVDGATVYCFAGSGNNGGDAFAMARALIDLGAEVTVFHTRPKRGYRGETRANLLWAQKLDIPLIHLAGVDLDGLPQPDIVVDGLLGTGFQGTLREDILHLVRTINRLGQRAFVLAVDIPSGLNGLTGRAQPEAVEADATATFQSPKLGLVMPEAMEYTGALHVCPIGIPLKVQADNPVRHHLITGAVMDGLPAPDRDMHKGTAGHVLVAGGSVGLTGAPHLAALAALRSGAGLVTMACPAGLADAVKGGSPDIMTLPLGSGTAWTREMATQIREELHRFDAVVLGPGLGRAPEAMAFALELLASCELPMVLDADALFALAAFPEHLKTLPEKAVLTPHPGEMARLLDVPTADIQADRMGAADRFLANCDTTLVLKGAATLVADPDAVCVSPFAEPNLSVGGSGDVLSGVIGSLLARGLAPLSAACAGVFWHGLTGHALNNEFPARGNLASEIANMLPHAAAAFTKELETC, encoded by the coding sequence ATGCTGCTGCCCCTTCCGACCCCCGCCGAAATGTCCGTGTGGGACAGGGAAACCATCCACACCGTCGGCATCCCCGGCGTCACCCTCATGGAGTCCGCCGCCCGCGAGGCCGTCAACGTCCTGCTCGAGGAGTACGGCGACGTGGACGGCGCCACCGTTTACTGCTTTGCCGGGTCCGGCAACAACGGCGGCGACGCCTTTGCCATGGCCCGCGCCCTCATTGACCTCGGAGCCGAGGTCACGGTCTTCCACACCCGCCCCAAGAGGGGGTACCGGGGCGAGACCCGGGCCAACCTCCTGTGGGCGCAGAAGCTCGACATCCCCCTCATCCACCTGGCCGGGGTCGACCTCGACGGACTTCCCCAGCCGGACATCGTCGTGGACGGCCTGCTCGGCACCGGCTTCCAGGGGACCCTGCGCGAAGACATTCTGCATTTGGTGCGGACCATAAACCGACTGGGCCAACGCGCCTTCGTCCTGGCCGTGGACATCCCCTCGGGGTTGAACGGGCTGACCGGCCGCGCCCAGCCCGAGGCGGTCGAGGCCGACGCCACGGCCACCTTCCAGTCGCCCAAGCTCGGCCTGGTCATGCCCGAGGCCATGGAGTACACCGGCGCGCTGCACGTCTGCCCCATCGGCATCCCGCTGAAGGTCCAGGCGGACAATCCGGTCCGGCACCATCTCATCACCGGCGCGGTCATGGACGGACTGCCCGCGCCCGACCGCGACATGCACAAGGGCACCGCCGGGCACGTCCTGGTGGCCGGCGGCAGCGTCGGCCTGACCGGCGCGCCGCATCTGGCCGCCCTGGCCGCCCTGCGCAGCGGGGCCGGACTGGTCACTATGGCCTGTCCCGCGGGGCTGGCCGACGCGGTCAAGGGAGGCTCGCCGGACATCATGACCCTGCCGCTCGGTTCGGGCACGGCCTGGACAAGGGAAATGGCCACCCAAATCCGGGAGGAACTCCACCGTTTCGACGCCGTGGTCCTCGGGCCCGGCCTGGGGCGCGCGCCCGAGGCCATGGCCTTCGCCCTGGAACTGCTCGCCTCCTGCGAGCTGCCCATGGTCCTGGACGCGGACGCCCTGTTCGCCCTGGCCGCCTTCCCCGAGCACCTGAAGACCTTGCCCGAAAAGGCTGTGCTCACGCCCCATCCGGGCGAGATGGCCCGCCTGCTCGACGTCCCGACCGCCGACATCCAAGCCGACCGCATGGGCGCGGCGGACCGCTTCCTGGCGAACTGCGACACCACCCTGGTCCTCAAGGGCGCGGCCACGCTGGTGGCCGACCCGGACGCGGTCTGTGTGTCCCCGTTCGCCGAGCCCAACCTGTCCGTGGGCGGCTCGGGCGACGTCCTGTCCGGCGTGATCGGCAGCCTGCTCGCCCGGGGGCTCGCCCCTCTGAGCGCTGCCTGCGCCGGAGTCTTCTGGCACGGCCTGACCGGACACGCCCTGAACAACGAATTTCCCGCACGCGGCAACCTCGCGTCCGAAATCGCCAACATGCTGCCCCACGCGGCGGCAGCCTTCACCAAGGAGCTTGAAACATGCTGA
- the cimA gene encoding citramalate synthase, which yields MQKITIYDTTLRDGAQAEELNLTTQDKIRIAQKLDDLGIHYIEGGWPGSNPTDRRFFDEIKSCTFKNAKLAAFGSTHMAKFTPEKDPNLTGLLEAETPVVTIFGKTWDIHATVALGVPLERNLELIANSVAYLKARVDEVIFDAEHFFDGFKNNPEYAIQALTAALEAGADRLVLCDTNGGSLTHEIGHAVAEVRKRLPEASLGIHAHNDSELAVANSLEAVRLGAVQVQGTVNGYGERCGNANLCSVIPNLELKMGYEVIGQENLARLQPISNFISEIANLRPFMRQPFVGMSAFAHKGGIHVSAILKDARTYEHIPPETVGNERRVLLSDQSGKSNILFKAHELGYELAKDDPTVDRLLKELKLKESMGYEYSVADASFELMLRQALGKPLDYFHFRHFFVVDAKREEDPEPMSEATVIVDVKGQQEHTAATGMGPVNALDRALRKGLERFYPRLGEIRLLDFKVRVLSGAVRDTGGTASFVRVLVESGDGTDRWTTMGVSHNIIEASWQAVVDGINYKLFKDEMTEA from the coding sequence ATGCAAAAAATCACCATATACGACACGACGTTAAGAGACGGAGCACAAGCCGAAGAACTGAACCTGACCACCCAGGACAAGATCCGCATAGCGCAGAAGCTGGACGACCTGGGCATCCACTACATCGAGGGCGGCTGGCCCGGCTCCAACCCGACGGACAGGAGATTTTTCGACGAGATAAAATCCTGCACCTTCAAAAACGCCAAGCTGGCCGCCTTCGGGTCCACGCACATGGCCAAGTTCACGCCCGAAAAGGACCCCAACCTGACCGGGCTGCTCGAGGCCGAGACCCCGGTTGTGACCATCTTCGGCAAGACCTGGGACATCCACGCCACTGTGGCCCTGGGCGTTCCGCTCGAGCGCAATCTCGAGCTCATCGCCAATTCCGTGGCCTATCTCAAGGCGCGGGTGGACGAGGTCATCTTCGACGCCGAACACTTCTTCGATGGGTTCAAGAACAACCCCGAGTACGCCATCCAGGCCCTGACCGCCGCGCTCGAGGCCGGGGCCGACCGCCTCGTCCTCTGCGACACCAACGGCGGCTCCCTGACCCACGAGATCGGCCATGCCGTGGCCGAGGTCCGCAAGCGGCTCCCCGAGGCCAGCCTGGGCATCCACGCCCACAACGACTCCGAGCTGGCCGTGGCCAACTCCCTGGAAGCGGTCCGCCTGGGCGCGGTCCAGGTCCAGGGCACGGTCAACGGCTACGGCGAGCGCTGCGGCAACGCCAACCTCTGCTCGGTCATCCCCAACCTGGAGCTCAAGATGGGCTATGAGGTCATCGGCCAGGAAAACCTGGCCCGGCTCCAGCCCATATCCAACTTCATCAGCGAAATCGCCAACCTGCGCCCGTTCATGCGCCAGCCCTTCGTGGGCATGTCGGCCTTTGCCCACAAAGGCGGCATCCATGTCAGCGCCATCCTCAAGGACGCGCGCACCTACGAGCACATCCCGCCCGAGACCGTGGGCAACGAACGGCGCGTGCTCCTCTCGGACCAGTCGGGCAAATCCAACATCCTGTTCAAGGCCCACGAACTGGGCTACGAACTGGCCAAGGACGACCCCACCGTGGACCGCCTGCTCAAGGAGCTCAAGCTCAAGGAGTCCATGGGCTACGAATACTCCGTGGCCGACGCCTCCTTCGAACTCATGCTCCGCCAGGCGTTGGGCAAGCCACTCGACTACTTCCATTTCCGCCACTTCTTCGTGGTCGACGCCAAGCGCGAGGAAGACCCGGAACCCATGTCCGAGGCAACGGTCATCGTGGACGTCAAGGGCCAGCAGGAACACACCGCGGCCACCGGCATGGGCCCGGTCAACGCCCTGGACCGCGCCCTGCGCAAGGGGCTGGAACGGTTCTACCCCCGCCTGGGCGAAATCCGCCTGCTCGACTTCAAGGTCCGCGTCCTGTCCGGCGCGGTGCGCGACACCGGCGGCACCGCCTCATTCGTCCGCGTCCTGGTCGAATCCGGTGACGGCACCGACCGCTGGACCACCATGGGCGTGTCCCACAACATCATCGAAGCCTCCTGGCAGGCCGTGGTCGACGGCATCAACTACAAGCTCTTCAAGGACGAAATGACGGAGGCGTAA
- the tsaE gene encoding tRNA (adenosine(37)-N6)-threonylcarbamoyltransferase complex ATPase subunit type 1 TsaE has protein sequence MSLTLHLPDSDATVALGRALASILSRMDAPPALLLQGELGSGKTTLVRGFVESLPGAEAAEVSSPSFNICNLYPTSPGVAHFDLYRLEGMPPDDALFDSLEDPDTITVVEWIQFLPREMWPDQALFLEWTPSDTGRSLVLHAMGGAARDVVDALRPE, from the coding sequence GTGAGCCTGACACTGCACCTTCCCGACAGCGACGCCACCGTGGCCCTGGGCCGCGCCCTGGCGTCGATCCTGTCCCGAATGGACGCCCCTCCGGCTTTACTCTTGCAAGGCGAGCTCGGATCGGGCAAAACCACGTTGGTCAGGGGTTTCGTGGAATCCCTGCCCGGCGCGGAGGCGGCGGAGGTATCAAGCCCGAGCTTCAACATCTGCAACCTGTATCCGACCTCGCCCGGCGTGGCCCACTTCGACCTCTACCGGCTCGAAGGCATGCCTCCGGACGACGCCCTGTTCGACTCGCTCGAGGACCCGGACACGATCACCGTGGTGGAATGGATACAGTTCCTGCCCAGGGAAATGTGGCCGGATCAGGCCCTTTTTCTGGAATGGACCCCATCGGACACTGGACGAAGCCTCGTATTGCATGCGATGGGAGGTGCGGCCCGGGACGTCGTCGACGCCCTGCGGCCGGAATGA
- a CDS encoding aspartate kinase, whose translation MNIVVQKFGGTSVRNLECQRQVMQKVLRPYREGNKVIVVLSAMSGETNRLLGLAEEWSDNPDPAEVDSLVSTGEQISCALFAMLLKQQGVKCRSVLGFQAPVKTDCCYGKARITAIDESRLKCMLQEYDILVVAGFQGCDDHGRITTLGRGGSDTSAVALAAALKADVCEIYTDVTGVFTTDPNLCSDARKIDRVSYDEMLEMASMGAKVLQIRSVEFAKKYNVTVHVRSTFSDEPGTIVTQEDENMEAVMVSGIAYDKDQARITLIHVKDNPGVSAQIFSPLAEKKILVDMIVQNPSKDGLTDMTFTVPRADVKQTIKTLEALKYEIGYEELSSNLNVAKVSIIGVGMRNHSGVASKAFRALADENVNILMISTSEIKITCLIDDKYTELAVRTLHKAFNLEEGKHIE comes from the coding sequence ATGAACATCGTCGTACAAAAGTTCGGAGGCACATCGGTCCGCAACCTGGAATGCCAACGCCAGGTCATGCAGAAAGTCCTGCGCCCCTACCGTGAGGGCAACAAGGTCATCGTGGTCCTGTCGGCCATGTCCGGCGAGACCAACCGCCTATTGGGACTGGCCGAGGAGTGGTCGGACAACCCCGATCCCGCCGAAGTGGATTCCCTGGTCTCCACCGGCGAACAGATTTCCTGCGCCCTCTTCGCCATGCTGCTCAAACAGCAGGGCGTCAAATGCCGCTCCGTGCTCGGCTTCCAGGCCCCGGTCAAAACCGACTGTTGCTACGGCAAGGCGCGCATCACCGCCATCGACGAATCCCGGCTCAAATGCATGCTCCAGGAATACGACATCCTCGTGGTGGCCGGATTCCAGGGGTGCGACGACCACGGCCGCATCACCACCCTGGGGCGCGGCGGCTCCGACACTTCGGCCGTGGCCCTGGCCGCGGCCCTCAAGGCCGACGTCTGCGAAATCTACACCGACGTTACGGGCGTGTTCACCACGGACCCGAACCTCTGCTCCGACGCCCGCAAGATCGACCGCGTTTCCTATGACGAAATGCTGGAAATGGCCAGCATGGGAGCCAAGGTGCTCCAGATCCGCAGCGTCGAGTTCGCCAAGAAATACAATGTAACCGTTCATGTCCGCTCCACCTTTTCCGACGAGCCGGGCACCATAGTCACGCAGGAGGATGAAAACATGGAAGCCGTCATGGTCTCTGGCATCGCATACGACAAGGATCAGGCTCGCATCACGCTGATACACGTCAAGGACAACCCCGGCGTGTCGGCCCAGATTTTCTCCCCCCTGGCTGAAAAGAAGATTCTCGTGGACATGATCGTCCAGAACCCGTCCAAGGACGGCTTGACCGACATGACCTTCACCGTGCCCCGCGCCGACGTGAAGCAGACCATCAAGACCCTGGAAGCGCTCAAATACGAAATCGGCTACGAAGAGCTATCCAGCAATCTCAACGTCGCCAAGGTGTCGATTATCGGCGTCGGCATGCGTAACCATTCCGGCGTGGCCTCCAAGGCCTTCCGGGCGCTTGCCGATGAGAACGTGAACATCCTGATGATCAGCACCTCGGAGATCAAGATCACCTGCTTGATCGACGACAAGTACACCGAACTGGCCGTACGCACACTCCACAAAGCCTTCAACTTGGAGGAAGGCAAACACATCGAGTAG
- a CDS encoding pyridoxine 5'-phosphate synthase, which translates to MPVLVVNVDHVATLRQARMGIEPEPVTAAYMAEMAGATGIIVHLREDRRHIQDRDVKLIKETCNTRLHLEMAATDEMQSIALDIEPEMVCLVPEKRQELTTEGGLNCIGRETELKDFLAPIHEKGIRSSLFIDADPKQIEAAIATGAEFIEIHTGHYADAKEFKQRKAELEKILKGIALARDGGLKVNLGHGLNYRNILNFKDVPGVSEYSIGHAIMARAIYAGLDRAVRDMAELIRTFAD; encoded by the coding sequence ATGCCGGTACTCGTTGTCAACGTCGATCATGTGGCCACCCTGCGTCAGGCCAGAATGGGCATCGAACCCGAGCCCGTGACCGCCGCCTACATGGCGGAGATGGCCGGCGCCACGGGCATCATCGTCCACCTGCGCGAGGACCGCCGCCACATCCAGGACCGGGACGTGAAACTGATCAAGGAGACCTGCAACACCCGCCTGCACCTGGAAATGGCCGCCACGGACGAGATGCAGTCCATCGCCCTGGACATCGAGCCCGAGATGGTCTGCCTGGTGCCGGAAAAACGGCAGGAACTGACCACCGAGGGCGGCCTGAACTGCATCGGCCGCGAGACCGAGCTCAAGGATTTCCTGGCCCCGATCCACGAAAAGGGCATCCGCTCCAGCCTGTTCATCGACGCCGATCCCAAGCAGATCGAGGCGGCCATCGCCACGGGCGCGGAGTTCATCGAGATCCACACCGGGCACTACGCCGACGCCAAGGAATTCAAGCAGCGCAAGGCCGAGCTGGAAAAGATTCTCAAGGGCATCGCCCTGGCCAGGGACGGCGGGCTCAAGGTCAACCTCGGACACGGACTGAACTACCGCAACATCTTGAACTTCAAGGACGTGCCCGGCGTCAGCGAATACTCCATCGGGCACGCCATCATGGCCCGGGCCATTTACGCTGGCCTGGACCGGGCCGTCCGGGACATGGCCGAACTGATCCGGACCTTCGCGGACTAG
- a CDS encoding UDP-glucose dehydrogenase family protein has translation MNVCIVGTGYVGLVSAACFAEMGNNIYCVDVNPKVVETLESGKVHIYEPGLEDLVKRNTEQGRLNFTTDLGEGLDNAEVVFITVGTPQREDGSCDLKYVDAVAAEIGRKMTSPKIVVDKSTVPVGTADRVRGIIAGELEKRGESIYFDVVSNPEFLKEGDALNDFMKPDRVIVGTGDENSATTIKTLYAPFARSREKLIVMGVRSAEMTKYAANCMLATKISFINEVANICERVGADVSEVRVGIGSDSRIGYSFIYPGVGYGGSCFPKDVKALIDTAAEYGYDARLIRSVDEVNNTQKLVLAEKIKAYFEPQGGVAGKTLALWGIAFKANTDDIREASAVQVIKALTSLGMKVRAFDPVANTRAREEIGHIENLEIMDSQYDVLDGADALAVVTDWNQFRNPDFERIKRALAAPLVFDGRNLYLPERMGKAGFAYFSIGRTPVE, from the coding sequence ATGAACGTGTGCATTGTCGGCACCGGCTATGTGGGACTGGTTTCCGCGGCCTGTTTTGCCGAGATGGGAAATAATATCTATTGCGTGGACGTCAACCCCAAGGTCGTGGAGACCCTGGAGAGCGGCAAGGTCCACATCTACGAGCCCGGCCTGGAAGACCTGGTCAAGCGCAACACCGAGCAGGGCCGCCTGAACTTCACCACCGACCTGGGCGAGGGTTTGGATAACGCCGAGGTGGTCTTTATCACCGTGGGCACCCCGCAGCGTGAGGACGGCTCCTGCGACCTCAAGTACGTGGACGCCGTGGCCGCCGAGATCGGCCGGAAGATGACCTCTCCCAAGATCGTGGTGGACAAGTCCACCGTGCCCGTGGGCACCGCCGACCGGGTACGCGGGATCATCGCGGGCGAACTTGAGAAGCGCGGCGAGTCCATCTACTTCGACGTGGTCTCCAATCCCGAGTTCCTCAAGGAGGGCGACGCCCTCAACGACTTCATGAAGCCGGACCGGGTCATCGTGGGCACCGGCGACGAGAACTCGGCCACGACGATCAAGACCCTGTACGCCCCGTTCGCCCGCAGCCGCGAGAAGCTCATCGTCATGGGCGTGCGCTCGGCCGAGATGACCAAGTACGCTGCCAACTGCATGCTGGCCACCAAGATATCCTTCATCAACGAGGTGGCCAACATCTGCGAGCGGGTCGGGGCGGACGTCTCCGAGGTCCGCGTGGGCATCGGCTCGGATTCGCGCATCGGCTACTCCTTCATCTACCCTGGCGTGGGCTACGGCGGTTCCTGCTTCCCCAAGGACGTCAAGGCGCTCATCGACACGGCCGCCGAGTACGGCTACGACGCCCGGCTCATCCGCTCCGTGGACGAGGTCAACAACACCCAGAAGCTCGTCCTGGCCGAGAAGATCAAGGCCTACTTCGAGCCGCAGGGCGGCGTGGCGGGCAAGACCCTGGCCCTGTGGGGCATCGCCTTCAAGGCCAACACCGACGACATCCGCGAGGCCTCGGCCGTCCAGGTCATCAAGGCGTTGACCTCCCTGGGCATGAAGGTTCGAGCCTTCGACCCGGTGGCCAACACCCGGGCCCGCGAGGAGATCGGGCACATAGAGAACCTTGAGATCATGGACAGCCAATACGACGTGCTGGACGGGGCGGACGCCCTGGCCGTGGTCACGGACTGGAACCAGTTCCGTAACCCCGACTTCGAGCGCATCAAGCGCGCCCTGGCCGCGCCCCTGGTCTTTGACGGCCGCAACCTGTACCTGCCCGAGCGCATGGGCAAGGCCGGGTTCGCCTATTTCTCCATCGGCCGCACCCCGGTGGAGTAA
- a CDS encoding chemotaxis protein CheW, which translates to MRTEVEDIIDDEEGEVDQELTQLVTFSIGDEEFGVNILQVQEIIRTMEITNVPRAPEFVEGVINLRGKVIPIVDMRRRFGLRSKEHDKYTRIIVIEIDMIIVGFVVDSVSEVLRIPANSVQPPPPVVAGMDSDYIDGVGKLDDRLLILLDLDSLLDNEEKEALGTV; encoded by the coding sequence ATGAGAACGGAAGTTGAAGACATCATCGATGACGAAGAAGGCGAAGTCGATCAGGAATTGACCCAGCTGGTCACCTTCAGCATCGGCGACGAGGAGTTCGGGGTCAACATCCTCCAGGTCCAGGAGATCATCCGGACCATGGAGATCACCAATGTCCCCCGCGCGCCCGAGTTCGTCGAAGGCGTCATCAATCTGCGCGGCAAAGTCATTCCCATCGTTGACATGCGCCGCCGCTTCGGGCTCCGCTCCAAGGAGCACGACAAGTACACCAGGATCATCGTCATCGAGATCGACATGATCATCGTCGGTTTCGTGGTGGACTCCGTGTCCGAGGTCCTGCGCATCCCGGCCAACTCCGTGCAGCCGCCGCCGCCCGTGGTGGCCGGCATGGACTCCGACTACATCGACGGCGTGGGCAAGCTCGACGACCGCCTGCTGATCCTGCTCGACCTGGATTCGCTTCTGGACAACGAGGAAAAGGAAGCTCTGGGCACCGTCTAG
- a CDS encoding CBS domain-containing protein — protein sequence MLTAKDIMTTDCITLTPDTDITAAAAILLEKKINGAPVMDGGKVVGVLCQSDLVAQQKKVTLPSFFTLLDGVFPLSSHDQLEREMTKIAALKVGDAMTPAPTFVHPDTTIEDVATMMANEKLYTLPVIEDGKLVGVVGKEDVLKTLLKG from the coding sequence ATGCTGACAGCCAAGGACATCATGACCACCGACTGCATCACCCTGACCCCGGACACCGACATCACCGCCGCGGCCGCCATCCTTCTGGAGAAGAAGATCAACGGCGCGCCCGTCATGGACGGAGGCAAGGTGGTCGGCGTGCTCTGCCAGTCCGACCTGGTGGCCCAGCAGAAGAAGGTCACCCTGCCCTCCTTCTTCACCCTGCTGGACGGGGTCTTCCCCCTCTCCTCCCACGACCAGTTGGAGCGCGAAATGACCAAGATCGCGGCCCTCAAGGTCGGCGACGCCATGACCCCGGCCCCGACCTTCGTGCACCCGGACACCACCATCGAGGACGTGGCCACCATGATGGCCAACGAGAAACTGTACACCCTGCCCGTGATCGAAGACGGCAAGCTGGTCGGCGTGGTCGGCAAGGAAGACGTGCTCAAGACCCTGCTCAAGGGCTAG